One window of Tachysurus vachellii isolate PV-2020 chromosome 21, HZAU_Pvac_v1, whole genome shotgun sequence genomic DNA carries:
- the metrnla gene encoding meteorin-like protein, with the protein MLWPLVAHFLSAVALWRPAVTQYSSDQCSWRGSGLTHEGHARDVEQVYLRCSQGSLEWLYPTGAIIVNLRPNMASPAAAHLSVCIKPSRESSGTHIYLERMGKLRLLLREAQQAEGKVHCFAIQEGALFIEAVPQRDISRRITAFQYELVNHRPGADPHSLIAQCQPCTEAELLLSVCTSDFVGRGSVLGMDKEEEEDQTSVGVTLSRVFRQKSEVFRQTGGRVKMWTGRLLMLLDCGVKPDEGEFLFTGTVRFGQAWLACAPRYTDFLRMYQEAEAQGTNPCHIDTN; encoded by the exons ATGTTGTGGCCGCTGGTGGCGCACTTCCTGTCGGCTGTGGCGCTGTGGCGTCCCGCTGTAACGCAGTACTCCAGCGACCAGTGCAGCTGGAGGGGAAG tggtttgacccaTGAAGGCCACGCCCGTGACGTGGAGCAGGTGTACCTGCGCTGTTCTCAGGGTTCTCTCGAGTGGCTTTACCCCACCGGTGCCATCATCGTCAACCTGCGACCCAACATGGCGTCTCCGGCCGCTGCCCACCTCTCTGTGTGCATAAAACCGTCCCGCGAATCCAGCGGCACGCACATCTACCTGGAGCGGATGGGTAAACTCCGCCTGCTGCTTCGCGAGGCTCAGCAAGCCGAGGGCAAAGTGCATTGCTTTGCCATCCAAGAGGGGGCGCTGTTCATTGAGGCCGTGCCTCAGAGAGACATCAGCCGGAGGATCACGGCCTTCCAGTACGAGCTGGTCAACCACAGGCCTGGTGCtgatcctcactcactcatag CACAATGTCAGCCCTGCACTGAAGCTGAGTtgctcctgtctgtctgtacaagCGACTTCG tTGGGCGTGGCAGCGTCCTCGGCATGGacaaggaagaggaggaagatcaGACGTCGGTGGGCGTCACTCTGTCTCGTGTGTTCAGGCAGAAGAGCGAGGTGTTCAGGCAGACTGGTGGACGTGTGAAGATGTGGACTGGGAGACTCCTGATGCTGCTTGACTGCGGAGTGAAACCCGACGAGGGCGAGTTCCTCTTCACCGGCACGGTGCGCTTCGGTCAGGCCTGGCTCGCATGCGCGCCCAGATACACAGACTTCCTCAGGATGTACCAGGAAGCAGAGGCACAGGGGACAAACCCCTGTCACATAGACACAAACTGA